TCTTACTCTATCCTtaacagtttatttatttagttatttatcttttaattttttaaattttattcatttttatctattcatttttgtgtatgtgtgtgtgtgcgtgtgcgttagCAGCTGAGCCTAATGGGCACACTATAAGTAGAGGCCTATTGAATTTGATGCTATATAAGGTAAATGTGTAGCTCTGTCTTTAAGTATTAGTTCTTACTTGAAGCCAAAAGACTGTTTACCATCTATTTTGTTAAATGTATCTTCACAATGTATCAGACCTACGAACATATGTACATCACTTATTCCGTGCTATGTTCAATAACGTTTggttccctctcactttcagaGCAGGAAGCTCGGCGTAACGTACGAGCTGGCACTGTATGTGGCTGAGCACCCCGAGGAATCCCCGTTGAGGCGTGCAGCCGTCATTTTCCCTGTGCGCAAAGTGCAGTTCTCCCCGGCCAAGTCCCTCGCTCAGCCACCTGTAGCGTGTGTGACCAGAACATTCACTCTCCCCACAGGCAAGATCACGCTAGAATTGCAGCTTCAGCAAGACTTGTGTTTCCACGGTCAGCCGATGGAGGCTCAGGTTAAAATTGACAACACCGCGAAGAAGACAGTGAAGAGCCTGGGGATGCAGGTGGTGCAGCATGTCGAGGTCACCATGACCAACACTAGCTTCAGCTCCGTGGTGGCTTCCATAGAGACCTACGAAGGGTGTCCTGTGATCCCAAACTCTCGCTTCTCCAAGACCATCGTGCTCACGCCACTGCCATTAAGGGCCCATGGCGTCGCCCTCGAGGGTAACTCACAGGACGAGGACGCCAGTCTGGCCTCCTCCACCATGATGTCTGCTGCCGCTGCCCTCAGTGACATCCTGGGCATTATTGTATCCTACGCCCTTCGAGTGAAGCTCAACTGCGGTTCCCTTGGTGGAGACTTGAGCATCGAGCTACCCTTCAAGCTGATGCATGGTGAATCTACCACTACCAAAGCGTTATTGCAGAGGTCCCAGTCAGCTGTTGATTACAATCTGGTGATCGAGGAGTACAGCGCCATGCGTCGCGGTAAGTCCCTCACCGACGAGTTGGAGGAGTAACACGGCTCATGCCATCCAACCAGGCTCTCCACACTGTCCTCGTAGGCCCACCAGTTACTGCAGCTGTGGAAATGTGCCTACGCATGAGTTGTAAGCAGTGGCATGGTAGAAAGGGTgccatcactaaggccgttttaattatattttttgagCGGACTTAGTCACCAGGTCACAAGTACGAAGACAAACTGGGAGTGCCAACGTCATCGTCACCGTCTCAAGTCTGCCGTCAGCTTCATTGCAACGTCTCATCCCTGCCCGTGAGAGATACCGATCCTCAAATGCGCGTCAAAGAAGCATGCACATGAGGGTAACGTACTGCTAATCTTCACTATGACTTTCACTGCCTCGCACTAAGCTGTCTTAGCCACGTTATGAAAGAGcgctatttatgtttttttttttttcttgatcatATTTCCAGTTGTTTCCTCATTTCATGGCGCTtttcctctgtctttttttttattttaaggtaTTTGCTTGTGAAACTAGATATGCAACatggtgtttttcttcttatcttcacaTCTCCCATCCACAGTTACTTAGTATTTACGTCACTATAGGTACACTTGGCCATGTCTAATTATATTATGTTAACATTCTCTttcttaaaacaataaaacaagattTGCCATTTTACTTAGTTGATCCAACTCGGCCAGGGAATGCCGCACTCACTGTACAAGTGATCATCCCTGCCTCTAGAAGACCAACAGGATCGGGGCTCCGTTTCAccgtagcaacagcaacagcagcagcagcagcggtacaCTGTGTAGGCTTTGCCGTCAAGTTTGATGAACGTTGCGATATCATTGCAAGACATCGCTGGAAGTAGAAAACATCCAAGTTTACAATGCAGTACCAACAATAGGGAATAAAAGTGAGAGGTCATGGTGATcgtagttgtagtggtgtaaaaaaagggaagagagagagaaagattactGTGATAAAGGTAGAAAACTTAATGGCGAGAAAGAAAGGCAATGGTAAGAAAAGCGATGGTGGTGAAAGAAGTTAAGCAAGAGACACAGAGGGtaaggtgggtggtggtagtgacatgGTGAAGGAACTGGAAGGTTTAgagtataagaaaataagggaagctgcgagAATTCCTCAAATCTACACGTAGCAGACAGACCCTGCATGAAACAAACCTTCCTATTTCCaacatcatcctcatccataagaTTGTCCAATTTCATTGCAAACTTCCCAATGATTTGGTAATAACAGCCTGATTATtaagtctattccattcattaTGTAAATATCTATTTGAAAacaaaagattagataaatttatggatggggatgttagatggaattaggtggtctgctcatacagggactgccacgtgtaggcctgacagcctcttgcagattccctcttatcttatgttcttatgttcttaaattGACTCATATTCATTTTCAAAATCCAACTTATCAAGCTTGAaccattatttcttgtcctgACACTTACGTTACTATTGCTATAACCTACACCACTTAAAAGTTCCATCTGATCAGCTCAATTCACACTTCTCTAACGAATAATAATCCAAAAGCTTTAAACTCCTTTTTCTTAAGCAATACTTCTCCTCCCTGGTatcttttcaatctttctcATTTATAATTAACCTAATAGATCTATAACCTTCCTATAAGATGAGGACTAGAACTGCTCATCACAATTTACATAAAGTCTGACCAGTGCTGAACGTGAATGTGTTAAGGTAAGGATGGTGAAGGTCATAACAGGGAtatagatgaaagaggagacgagggagtgaaagggatgaagcaACGGCaaatgaggaatgaaggaggcagCGGTGAGAATGGGGGCCTGCAAGAGAGAGCGGGGGAGAGCACAAGGCCAGACTCCAGAGTGAGAGAGGGCAGTGTGGCAGTGGTCTGTGAGAGGTGGTGGCGGGCGGAACGGAGGCGACGCTGCGAGTGGGATTGCACGTGtgctagaggtggtggtggtggttatctcAGTAGTGGTGGTTTGTCTTAGTGGTGGTGAGTAACGAGAGGGGGGAAGGCGGTGGTGGTTCTACAAATACACTTAATTTATTTCTActacctcctttttctcctcttattactgctacttctacttattttactactactactactactactactactactactactactactactactactactactactacttctatatatattttttaatttctattatcattattattgtttttgttcttgtttgtttcctACTTAACCTCTTATCTTTTCTATAGTCACGTTTACTTGAAGGTCTTGATATTCTAGTTGagttctatttgtttttatatatgtcTTCGTTgatattttgctctctctctctctctctctctctctctctctctctctctctctctctctctctctctctctcttacggtaACAAATTTTGGCACTCATGTGTACCTACAGCTAATAGTGTATACACGCTAACAAGCGTGGAacagataatgtgtgtgtgtgtgtgtgtgtgtgtgtgtgtgtacatttgaCAGATAtttactgaacacacacacaaaaaaaaaaaaaaaaaaaaaaatagagaaaaaataagggaatatatatttgtattttgtttacattgaaaaaaaatgttttaataatATATGTAAATTAAAAGTGATTATTATATTCTAATGCATTGCTTGACTTAACTAAAACTACATGACTAGTTTCGGAAATAAGGGAAGTAGAAGCAAGCTTACTTTGTTTGATAAaaagcaatagagagagagagagagagagagagagagagagagagagagagagagagagagagagagagagagagagagagagagagagagagagaatacttaaaTAGAAGATAGATAACTTAAAAAAATAGTTGCCTAGATATATTAATGAAGtagacatgaataaaaaaaaaaaacacgagaaaaaatgtCAGAAATTTCTTAACTAACAATCCTGAATTCAACTCCTAACACAACCAGGGAACAAAACAATACTGATAGAAAACGGATAGAGTTCCCGAACACTTAGGTCAGCTGCGTTGCCATTCCATTCCTTTTACTTCCTTGTGTcccttttcctctattcctctcaCTTGCCTTTGCCCAATCACAACACGACTGCTGACCTGTGCCACTCGCTAATTGGCGGATGTGTTGGCCAGCTGGTAGACGGCACTGCTGAAGGAGAAATGTGAACcgaactttttccttccttttattggaGCGACACGAGAAAAGACgagggaagaacaggaaaaaaataaggaggaaaggggataTAACATGATAAACagagaacaacaaagaaaaaaatgaaatgaaaaacatagtctgaaagaaaataggagagaaagaagaaaacagtgaaagaacaacaaaactattCTGATGACCACAAATAACGGAAGGAACGGGCTAGAATACAAGTGAGGAgtcagagggaaagaggaggaggaggaggaggaggaggacgaggacgaggaggaggaggaggaggaggaggaggaggaggggaggtgcagCAGCCATGGGAAGGATCAAAGTGAGGGACGTactcgtggtgatggtggtgctcaGTGtgacaggtaaggaaaggtgcgCTGTGGGACTGTCCTTATACACCTTTGTccatttgtctctctttcttcactgtcTGTTtggctttctgtttttttcatcttcagttTGGTCATCTGGCTGGTAATATATTTATGTGTACTTATGTGATAATTTTGGCAATGTCTGCTTGTCTGCTGCCTGGTTTGTGCCTATTTGTTAGTTTGTCAGCTTATGTCTGTttgcatttctccttttttgtcttcatctgtctggctctctctgtctcgtcgtacttctgtctcttctctctctctctttctctccacatgCTGAGTCTCACCGATTCACAATGTGCCCTTTATCTGGTACATAAAGGTGAATTCCTTACAAGTACTGCAATGGTTTCCTCGAACATTCACTGCTTTGATTACGTCTCCGCCCGGTGCTTCCCTCCCGCCCAAGGGATACATGATTAACTTTCCGCGGCAAGACATGAAATGAAACTCCGCCAGCACAGAATAtttttgcttcccttccttcattcggaCAAGATATactttggaaaaaaataactgtctaataatttgttttcttattagtGTTAAGTATTCACCCTCCGTCACTCATGTCCGTACttacacactcattcactcacactcagaaatgcaagcagaaTAAAGGATCGtaatgtataaaaaatatacataaatatttcaagtattattatcattatcgttgttgttattatcattattattattattattattattattattactgttattattattattattattattattattattattattattattattattattattattattattattattattattattattattattattattattattattattattattgatactatttttattattattattattgttattattattattattattattattattattattattattattattattattattattattattattattattattat
This genomic interval from Portunus trituberculatus isolate SZX2019 chromosome 35, ASM1759143v1, whole genome shotgun sequence contains the following:
- the LOC123513233 gene encoding arrestin homolog — encoded protein: MVSSVRVFKKTSANGKVTAYLSRRDFVDHISHTSPVDGVVVVDKEYLKDRKVFARVTVTYRYGREEDEVIGQHFSKELELVKSEVVAAKQEVSDVVECVMSKLGDDARPFCIQLPAHAPASVTLDPEHESSSRKLGVTYELALYVAEHPEESPLRRAAVIFPVRKVQFSPAKSLAQPPVACVTRTFTLPTGKITLELQLQQDLCFHGQPMEAQVKIDNTAKKTVKSLGMQVVQHVEVTMTNTSFSSVVASIETYEGCPVIPNSRFSKTIVLTPLPLRAHGVALEGNSQDEDASLASSTMMSAAAALSDILGIIVSYALRVKLNCGSLGGDLSIELPFKLMHGESTTTKALLQRSQSAVDYNLVIEEYSAMRRGKSLTDELEE